The Gemmatimonas aurantiaca genomic sequence GAGAGACGACCCCACCCCCAGGGCGCCCTCTTCCATCGCCTTGCGCACCTCCTGCTGCATCATCCCGAGTTCGGTGGCCGTGGGTGCCCGGTCGGCCCATCCGACATGATTGATCCGCACCGTCGTCGCCCCGATGAACGAAGCGATGTTGGTGCTGATCCCCTTCTTCACGAGCGAGTCCTGATAACCACGCAGCGTGCGCCAGGTGATGGGATATTTGATGTCCCCCTGTTCGGCCAGCATCGAGGCGCGGAGTGTGTCCGACAATGGCCCCATCGAATCGCCTTCCCCCATCACCTCCAGTGTCACGCCCTGCCGGATGTCGCTCTGGCTCCGGCCGTCCTGGATGAGCGACTCGGTGGCCCAGCTCAGCATGTTGATGAATCCGGGGGACACCGCCATTCCCGTGGCGTCCACCTCCGTTCGCCCCTTTTCCGGAACGTCTCCAACGAGGACGATGGAATCACCCAACACGGCCACATCGGCCACGACGGGGGGACCTCCCGATCCATCGTAGACTGTGCCGCCGCGGATGACCACGTCATAGGCGGGTTCACCGGAACAGGCAAGGGTGGCCAGAAGGGCCAGCCAGGGGGAAATGCGTCGGGCCGCGGATGCCATGGATATCGCGGGATATCGGTAGGGAAAAAGGTCCTTTGGATTGGGAACTTGGCACACACTGCGGCGTAGCGTTAGGCTCCCGTGGTTCTCGTTTTTCACCTCCGGGGTGGATTTGAGCCCGCCCCGGATGGTCGTTCGCCACTTCTGTCAGGACACCGCATGACGGCTCCCGCCCCTGCACCTCTCGGTGCACCGTCTACAGGTCCGATCAGAGCGTTGGGGACGTCCTCGCACGCGTCGATCAACGGCCCCGCTCCCGGCGGGCTGTTTGCGACGTGGCGTGATGACGTGCCCGCCTCGGTCGTGGTCTTCCTCGTTGCGCTTCCCCTCTGCCTCGGCGTGGCTCTCGCGTCGGGTGCGCCCCTGCTCTCGGGTGTCGTTGCCGGCGTCGTCGGCGGCATCGTCGTCGGAGCGGTCTCCGGCTCGCAGCTCATGGTCAGCGGCCCCGCCGCGGGCCTCACCGCCATCGTCATCACCGGTATCGCACAGGTGGGAGGGTTTGCCGCCTTCCTCCCGGCGGTCGTTCTGGGGGGCGCCCTCCAGATCGGACTCGGTGCCGCGAGGGCCGGCGTCATCGGCTACTACTTCCCGTCGTCAGTCATCAAAGGGATGCTGGCGGCGATCGGTCTCACACTCATCCTCAAACAGATCCCCCACGCAGTCGGGTACGACGCCGACGCCGAGGGGGATTTTTCGTTCGTGGGATCGAGCGGGGAAAACACCTTCGGCGCCATCGGCAGCGCCCTGCAGCATGTGCAGCCCGGTGCGATCACCGCGGCGCTGCTGGGCGTGTTGCTCATGGTCATCTGGCCGCGCACGCCGCTGGCCAAGGTGAAGCTGTTTCCGGCGCCGCTCGCCGCCGTCGTGCTGAGTGTCGGCCTCAACGAGCTGCTGCTCGTCATGGCGCCGGCGTTCGCCATCCGCGACACGCATCTCGTCACCCTGCCCACCGATGGCGCGAGTGCGGTGTGGGGGCAGTTGACCCGCCCCGACTGGTCGGCGCTCGCCAATCAGCAGGTGTGGATGCTCGCCCTCACGATCGGTATCGTGGCCAGTCTCGAGTCGCTGCTCAGTCTCGAAGCCACCAACAAGCTCGATCCCGAAAAGCGGGATGCCCCCGCGAACAAGGAGCTCTTCGCGCAGGGACTGGGCAACATGCTCTCCGGTCTGCTGGGCGGTCTGCCCGTCACCGGCGTGATCGTGCGTTCTTCGGCCAACGTGGATGCCGGCGCGCGTTCGCGGCTCTCGGCCATTCTGCACGGCATTCTGCTGATCATCGCGGTGCTGCTGCTGGCGAGTCTCCTCAATCGCATTCCGCTGGCCGCCCTGGCGGCCGTGCTGCTGGTGACGGGCTTCAAGCTCACCACGCCGGCGTTGTGGAAGTCGGCCTGGCGTCTGGGCTGGTCGCACTTCATTCCGTTCGCCATCACCATCGTGGCCATTCTCTTCACCGATCTGCTCCGGGGCATCGGGGTGGGACTGGTGGTGGGCATCGCCTTCATCATCGCGGAACACATGCGTCGTCCCGGTCTCACGAAGGTGAGTCCGCCGGACGCGATTCTCACGCGGTACGTGCTCCCCGATCAGGTGACGTTCCTCAGCAAGGCCAGCATCGCGCGTGAACTCGAATCCCTGCCCGATGGTTGCCGCGTGGAAATCGACGGACGCAAGACGGCCCGCTACGACTACGACGCACTCGAAGCGCTGCTGGAGTTCCGTGAAACCGCGCGTTCGCGCAACATCGACTACCGGCTCGTGGGCGTTCCCGAAGTCGGTCTGACACCCGCTCACTGACCTTCCACGACTCCCGCCCCATGGAAAGTTTCCGCAAGATCATCCAGCACAACCGCGAGTGGGCCGCCGCCATGGTGGCGGCCGACCCCGAATATTTCAATCGACGGGCGCAGCGGCAGGAGCCGCTGTTCCTGTACATCGGCTGCGCCGACAGTCGTGTGCCCGCCAACGTCGTCACGGGCACGGAACCCGGCGAACTGTTCGTGCATCGCAACATCGCGAACCTCGTCGTGCCCAGCGACCTGAACGCCATGAGCGTGCTGCAGTACGCCGTCGATGTGCTCGACGTCAAACACGTCGTGGTCACGGGCCACTATGGCTGCGGCGGTGTGAAAGCCGCGATGACCACCGACCAGCACGGCCTGGTGGATCACTGGCTGCAGCCCATCCGCAACGTGGTGCGGTGGAACAAGCCGGAGCTCGAGTCCATCATCGACGACAAGGCCCGCTTCGATCGTGTCGTCGAGCTCAACGTGCTCGAACAGTTGTACCACCTCTCCGAGACTCCGGTGATACAGAACGCCTGGGCCAAGGGACGTCGTCCGCTGCTGCACGGTCTGGTGTACGATCTCCATACCGGCATTCTCAAGGAGATCGCCACCGGCATCGACTCGCAGGAAGGGGCCGATCAACTGGCCGCCCGCCGTCTCTCGGGGGTACCGGCCGGTCCGCCGCCGCTGGCGGGCCGTGGTCCTTCGCCCATACTCGCCGGCGACGAACTCGCCGATTCCATCGCGCAGCGCGTCGCGGAGCGTCTGGCCGCGAACGGCGTGAGCGGGACAGGCAAGCGCTGATCGCCGATCGGCGATCTTCTTGACCATGTCCTGGGCGTCGCTCCCGATGGCGTCCCTGCACCACACGACGGCCGGTTCCCCTCCCCGGGGAGCCGGCCGTTAGTTTTGTGCCATGGCCAAGATCCCCTCTCCATTCAAATCGCTGTCAGCCGATCGCCGGTCGTGGCTCGTGCAGCAGGCGCTCGTCAGACACAAGGGCGCCAAGGCGCTCTATGCGCAACGCATTGCGGCCAAGGGCGGCGGCTTTCGTGTCGCCACCCTGCTGTCCTGGCCGGCCGATCGCATCGGCAAGGAAGCCCTGCGCCTGGGCGCACTCAC encodes the following:
- a CDS encoding SulP family inorganic anion transporter produces the protein MGTSSHASINGPAPGGLFATWRDDVPASVVVFLVALPLCLGVALASGAPLLSGVVAGVVGGIVVGAVSGSQLMVSGPAAGLTAIVITGIAQVGGFAAFLPAVVLGGALQIGLGAARAGVIGYYFPSSVIKGMLAAIGLTLILKQIPHAVGYDADAEGDFSFVGSSGENTFGAIGSALQHVQPGAITAALLGVLLMVIWPRTPLAKVKLFPAPLAAVVLSVGLNELLLVMAPAFAIRDTHLVTLPTDGASAVWGQLTRPDWSALANQQVWMLALTIGIVASLESLLSLEATNKLDPEKRDAPANKELFAQGLGNMLSGLLGGLPVTGVIVRSSANVDAGARSRLSAILHGILLIIAVLLLASLLNRIPLAALAAVLLVTGFKLTTPALWKSAWRLGWSHFIPFAITIVAILFTDLLRGIGVGLVVGIAFIIAEHMRRPGLTKVSPPDAILTRYVLPDQVTFLSKASIARELESLPDGCRVEIDGRKTARYDYDALEALLEFRETARSRNIDYRLVGVPEVGLTPAH